GTCGCCCAAACTGCTCATCAACTTCCGCAATGTCGACCACCTGTCCTCCGCCGCGCTGGGCACGCTGATCACCATCAACAACAAGGTTCGCCAGAAGGATGGGCAGCTTCGTCTTTCGGACATCGACGCGCAGATTTACGAAGTCTTTGTCATCACGAAGCTCAACAAGCTCTTCCACATTCACAAGACCGCCGGTGAAGCCCTGGCCAGCTTCAAGTAATGGAATCTGGTTGGGGATCGTTGAGAGGAACCCCGTGGCATCACCCCCGATTGCACGCACAATGCGCTTTCCAAGCCGGCTCGAGGAAGTGAGCCGCGTGGAGGAAGTGCTCATGGCGGCGGCGGCGGAGCGCGGCTACAACGGGCACGATCAGTTCGCCGTCAAGCTCGCCCTCGAAGAAGCCCTCGCCAACGCCATCAAGCACGGCAATCAATCCGATCCGACCAAGCAGGTCACCCTCGAGTTCACCATCGACGAGCAGCAGATTTCGATCTCCATTTCCGATGAAGGTCCGGGTTTCAACCCCGCGGACGTGCCCGACCCGACGCTCGACGAAAATCTCGAAAAGCCCTACGGACGGGGCGTCATGCTCATGAACACCTACATGAACGAAGTCCGCTACAACAAGCGGGGCAACAAGGTGACGCTCGTTCGGCGGCGCACCGAATCCCCCGCTCACCGCGGCGAATAACCCGCCGCCACGTCCTCATCCGCGAGGGTTCCGCCATGACGCAATTCAACGTCGATATCGCCAATCATGATCAGGGCGTGATCATCCGCCTGCATGGCGACGCGACGCTCTCGGCGACCACCGCCCTGCGCGACGCCCTTCAGCCCGTTGTCGAACGCAAACCCAAGCGCGTCGTGCTCGATCTCGCCCAGCTTGTCTTCATCAATAGTCTGGGCCTCGGCGCCCTGCTCGAATTCCGGCAGGCGCTCAATGCCCATGGCGCCCGGCTTCGTATGGCCGGCGCAAGCGATCGCGTGGCGGACATCTTCATGAAGACCCGGCTCGCCGAGCTGTTCCCGATGTATCCGACCGCCGAGGAAGCCATCGCCGCTGTCTGAGCCCCCGCCCCGCCGCTACATCCGATCCAGCACTTCAATGCCCAAAAGGTTCAGCCCCGCGCGCAGCGTCCGCGCCGTCAGGTCGCAAAGCACGAGTCGGCTCCTCCGCGTCGCATCGTCCTCCGCCTTGAGCACCGGGCAGTTCTCGTAGAACGCGCTGAACATGGTCGCCAGTTCGTACAGATAGGTGCATAGCCGATGTGGCTCCAGCGACGCCGCCACCGCCTTGACCACGGGGCCGAACTGCATCAGCTTCAGCACCAGCGCCCGCTCGGCCACATGCTCGACGCGCACCGCCGCCGAAAGCTCGGGCATGGCCATGCCCGAGCTTTCCTCGCCCGCCTTGCGAAAGATTGAGCGGATGCGTGCGTACGCGTATTGCAGATACGGGGCCGTGTTGCCCTCCATCGCAAGCATGCGGTCCCAACTGAAAACGTAATCCTTGACGCGATCCCCCGATAAATCCGCGTATTTCACCGCCCCGATGCCGACCACGCGCGCCACTTCGCGCTGCGCTTCCGCATCGAGGTCCGTGTTCTTTGCCTTGACGATGCCCGCGGCGCGATCCACCGCTTCGCTCAGCAGCGCCGCCAGCTTGACCGTCCCCCCTTCGCGTGTCTTGAACGGCGTGCCGTCCTCACCGAGGATTGTTCCGAAGCGAACGTGTTCCGCGGTGTGCGCCGCATCGAGCCAGCCCGCCTGTTGGGCCGTCCAGAACACCTGCTCGAAGTGATCCTTCTGCCGGGCATCGACGACATACACGATGCGATTGGCGGATAGTTCGCCGACGCGATACCGGATCGCCGCCAGGTCCGTGGCCGCATATCCGAAGCCCCCGTCGCTCTTGCGCACGATCAGCGGCACCGGCTCGCCGTCCTTGCCGGCAAACCCCGGCACGAACACGCAAACCGCGCCATCGCTTTCGACCGCCAGCTTCTTTTGCTGTAGCGACTCGACCACCGCCGCGAGTTTGTCGTTGTAAAAGCTCTCGCCTCGGATGTCGTCGTCGCTGAGCGTCACGCCCAGCCGGCTGTACGCCTCATTGAAATGCTGCTTCGACTCATTGACGAGATGGCGCCAGAGCGTATTGGTCTGCGCATCGCCCGCCTGAAGCGCGACGACGCGCTTGCGGGCGCGCGTGGCGAAGTCGGCGTCGGCGTCGAATTTCTGTTTGGCCTTCTGATAAAACGCGTTGAGGTCCGCGATGTGCATTTGGCCTTCCGCCCCGCCGGCCGACTCGAGCAGATACTCGATGAGCATGCCGAACTGCGTGCCCCAGTCGCCGACGTGGTTCTGGCGGATGACTGTATGGCCCAGATGTTCAAGCGTGCGGGCCAGCGCGTCGCCGATGACCGTCGATCGCAGGTGCCCGACGTGCATCTCCTTGGCGACGTTGGGGCTCGAATAGTCGACGACGACGGTCTGCGGATGATCGACTTTGCGAATGCCGAGCCGCTCATCCGATGCGAACGCGCCGGCGAGTTTCGCGAGATAGTCGGCACTGAGCGTGAGGTTGATGAACCCGGGACCGGCAATGTCGGGGGCTTTGTCGCAGAGGTCGTCCCATCGGAGGTTGGAGACGATGGCCATCGCGACGTCGCGCGGCTTCTGACCGAGCTTCTTGGCCAGCGACATGGCGATATTGGCCTGGTAGTCGCCGAATTTGGTGTTCTGCGCCGGCGCGAGGATGGGGTCGGTGCTCGCATGCTCGGGGCCGAAGGCGGCTCCGAGCGCGGCGGCGAAACGTTCGGACAAGATGGTGATCGGATCGTGCATGGAGGGCGTATGGTCGGACGCGAGGGGCTGCGCGTCAAGCGCGGAAAACCCGCGTGCGTATCAATCGGACTTACGGCGCGGCGATCGAGCTTGTGAAATTGGTAACTTATTCGCCGCAATAGCACTTGTGACTTGACCGGACGGCGAGCGTCCGATTTAATGAGATGACTGCCCCGCCCGGATCGGCGGACATCGAAGCTCCGCTCGATAACGCACTTTAGGCACCTTATGCAAAGACGCTTTCAATCATCGTCGCAACGACGCTCCCTTCGGGCGTCGAGGCGCGCCCTTGCTTTGATGGAGGACTAAGCCATGCCCAGTTCAAGCGACTGTTGGGGAATTGAAATCGGCGCGCATGCGATCAAGGCGCTGCGGCTTCAGAAGGCGGGTCAGAAATTCTCGGTGACCGAGTTCGACGTGATCCCCTACAAGAAGGTGCTCACCACGCCGGACATCGACGTCGATGAGCAGATCCGACTCGGCATGGATCAGCTTCTGGCGCGACACACGATCGGCAACGCCACGATCGTCGTCAGCGTGCCCGGACATATGGCGTTCGCGCGCTTCGCCAAGCTCCCGCCGGTCGAGCCCAAGAAGGTTCCCGACATCGTGAAGTTCGAGGCGGTGCAGCAGATTCCCTTCCCGATCGAGCAGGTCGAATGGGACTATCAGACGTTCCAGCACGCCGACTCGCCGGACGTGGAGGTCGGCATCTTCGCGATCACGAAGGAGCGCGTCGCCAACTGGCTCAACAATTTCCACGCGGTCGGTCTGCACGTGCATGCCATGACGCTCTCGCCGCTGGCCGTGTACAACGCGATCGCGTACGACGAGCAATGGGCCGACGCCGCGCCGGGCACGATTCTCATGGACATCGGCACCAGCGCGACCGACCTGATCATCATCGAAGGCGGACGCCTCTGGCTCCGCACGATTCCCATCGGCGGGCACCATTTCACCGAAGCGCTCGTGCGCGGCTTCAAGCTCAGCTACTCCAAGGCCGAGAAGATCAAGAAGGAAGCCGCCACCAGCAAATACGCCCGGCAGATTTTCCAGGCGATGCGCCCCGTGTTCGTCGACCTCGTGGGCGAGGTGCAGAAGTCGCTGGGCTATTACCAGTCGCTCAATCGCGACGCGGACCTGAAGCAGCTCATCGGCATGGGCTCAACTTTCCGTCTGCCCGGCCTGCAGAAGTTCCTCAAGCAGCAGCTTCAGCTTGAAGTCATCCGCCACGATGAATTCAAGTCCATCGAAATCGACGGTCGCGATGCGGCCTCGTTCGCCGAGAACGCGCTGTCGATGGCGCCGGCGTACGGATTGGCGCTGCAGGGATTGGAGCAGGATCGGGTGACGTGCAACGTGCTGCCGTCGGTGCTGATCCGCCAGCAGGTCTGGAAGTCGAAGGTGCCGTACAACATCGCCGCCGCCGTGCTGTTCTCGGCCGCGGCGGTCATCGGGTACTCGAACCTGTGGATCGATCGGCAGACCTACGCCGCCAATTCCTCCGCGCGTCAGCAGGCGCAGGCGATCATCTCAACCGCGCAGGCGAAGCAGACGGAGTGGAAGGCGATCGAAGGCGGTTCGGACCCGCGCTCGAAGATCGAGAACCTTCGCCGCATTCTGGACTATCGCAATGTCTGGCCGTCGATCTTGACGGACATTGATGCGGCGCTGGCGAGCACCAAGCCGCAGGAGGAAGTCGTCAGCGCCGACCCGGAGGCGATCAAGACGATCCCGCGGCAGTTGCGCAAGCAGGTCACGATCGACCTGATCAACTACGGCTATGAGAGCAAGAAGCAGGACACGCTTCAGATCTTCGGCGAGCGCAGCGCGATTCAGGGCGGGATGTACGAGGGTTTCATGACCAACGAGGAAATGGAAGCCCGCCGCAGCGCCCAGGCGACAGCGACGCCGACCACGACCGGCGAAGCGCAGCCCGTGCAGGATCCGCCGTCGTTCACCATCACGATCAGCGGCACGACGACGCGCGAAAGCGCCCCCAAGTTCCTCAACGACACGCTGGTCAAATATTTCAACGACAAGGAAGCGGAGATGGACGAGGCGGACAAGTCCCACGCGGCCGACCCCGCCAAGAACCCCATCGGTCGCGACCGGCCGTATCGGATCACGAACGTGAAGATCGACAAAATTACGCCGCTGCTGACGCTTGAGAATCGCCCCGCCGCGGAGATTCCGGGCAATCCCCGGATTCCGGGCGCGGCGGAGGAAGCGCCGGCTCCGCTGCCGGGCGTGCGCGGTCTTCCCGGCGCGGTGCGTCCGCTGCCGGGCGTGCGCGGCCTGCCGGGCGCGGTGCCGGGGCCGGGCATCGAAGGCGAATTCCCGGGCGAAGGCGGACGCGCAAACTCCGGCACGACGACGGACGTCGCATCGCTGCTGCCCGGTGATCCCCTTGCCAAAGAGGATCACACCAGCGACTGGAGTTTCGTGATGACGTTCCGGATCGAACTGATTCGTCCGGAGGAAGCGCGTAAGGCGGAACAGGACGAACACAATACAACGACGCCGGCCCAGCCCGTCGCCAGTGTGGAGGGCCGTTGACATGGGACGCGTACTGACTTGGATCAAAGGCAATCCGCTGACCGTCGCATGTCTGGCGGTCATTCTCATCGCGACGCTTTCGTTCTACTACCCGACGTACGTTCAGGGCAGCGCGTTCCGGCGTGAAATGTCGGCCCGTCAGAGCGACATCGACACGATCAACCAATACAAGCGCTCGCAGATGCAGATTCCGCCCAGCAAGCCCGACGATCCGCCGACGGTGATTCAGGGCGTGATCAACGACGAGGCGATCGCGAAGCTCAAGGGCGTGTATGACGTGATGGAGAAGGAGTACGTCAACATCTATCGCCTCGCGTCGGGCCGGAATCTGCTCGGGCATGATGTGATGCTCAAGGGCATCTTCCCGACGCCGCTCGACGAAGCCAAGCCGTTCGATGCGCAGCGCGAGTACACGCGGTCGTTCGAGATGCTCTATCAGCTTCTTCACGCCGGCTCGCCGCCGAGCGCGACGGAGATCGAGCAGATGATGAAGGACGAAGAGGAGGCGTACAAGCGTAAGATCTTCCCGATTCCGCAGCAGTTGTCGACGCAGCAGCAGGACGAGATCAAGAAGAATCAGGCCAAGCGGCTTTTTGAGGTTTATCAGAAGACGGCGGCGAAGTATCACGTTTACGCCGCACCGGTCGTGATCAATGTGCAGCGCGGCGAATGGAACCGGGGCATCTTCCAGATCGGCGACTGGGCCAAGCCCGGTCCCAAGCCGGATATGTTCGACATCTGGGAAGGCCAGATGCAGCTTTGGATTCAGCAGGACCTGGTGGCGGCGATCCGCATCGCCAACGACATGGACGATGCGAGCAAGAACCTGACCACGCTGCCGATCAAGCGCATCCTCGCGATGTTCGTCAAGCCCGGCTACGTCGGCGTGCCCTCCAGCGGGTACACCGCACCGCAGGATCAGGGCACGGCCCAGCGGCTTGCCGACGACTTTTCCGTCAGCCCGACGGGTCGTCACAGCAATCCGATCTACGATGTGCGTCACGCCGTCCTGTCCGTCATCGTCGACTCCAAGCAGATTCCCAAGCTGCTCAACGCCATCAGCCAGGTCAACTTCATGACGGTCATCGGCATGAGCGTCAGGGATGTCGACGGCTACGAGGCCCTGAAGCAGGGCTACTTCTACGGGAACAAAGTCGATGTGGTGCAGCTCGATCTGACGATCGAGACGATCTGGCTGCGCTCGTGGACCGCGGGGCATCTCAACGAGGCGGAGGCGGCGGCGCGCAACGAGCCGTTCAACGCCGGTCTAATGCCCGACGACGTGCGCTACTACCTGGGCCTGCCCACGCGCACGCCGGCCGACAAATACATCCCCCCCGCCAGCCGTTCAAGCACGGGCGGCGGTAATGCACCGACTCCCGGCGCCGGCGGCGAGTTCGCTCCCCCGCCCGGCGGCGGCGGACTGCCCTGATCCGGTCCGATCCTAAACGTCATCCGCACGGCTCGCTCTGATCAACGGAGGCCTCGGCCATGAAACTCAAGAACATCGGCTTCTTCGAGCTGCACTTCGAAAAATTCCTCGGCGGACTCGCCGTCATCGTGATTCTCTTCGCCGTCTATCGCTACGGCATGAACACGCCCAACGTCGTCGAACTCAACGGGCAGCAGGTCACGGCCAAGGACGTCGACCCGCTCGTGCTCGGCGAGGCCAAGCGGCTCAGCGGCGTGCTGAACTCCAATGAGGTGCATCAGGCGCTGCGCGATCTGACCGTGCCATCGTACACGGAGAACTTCGCCGCCAAGATCAAACAGCCGCCCGTGCCCGATTCCAACTACGCGCTGGCGTTCAGCAGCGTCACGGTGTTTGATAACATCAAGGACACCGGCGTTGATCTGAAGAATCCGATGTGGGAGCCGGTGATTCCCGCGCCGTCGATTGTCGCGGTTCGGGCGGATCTGGGAACGTTCGCGCCGGAAGAGGTGCAGAACAACACCGCGCTGCGGACCGCGCTGAAGATGACCGAAGCGCCGTACGACACTTCGTGGGTCTCGGTCGCGGGTCAGTATGACATGAAGGCGCTCAAGGATGAATTGAATAAGAAGGAAGACGAACAGCACCGCGCCATTCCTCAGACGTACATTGACAACACGTTTGCCTTCGCGGATGTGCAGATCGCCCGGCAGCAGATGAACCCGGACGGGACCTGGCCGGCGGATGACAAGTACGAAATCGTGCCGGCGATGCCCAGCGACGGCATCGTCAGTTTCCGTGATGTGCCGCGGAAGGTGGACGGGCAGGCCGCGGGGCAGTACCTGGCGGCGATGCGGCAGTACCAGAGCGTGGTGATGCAGCCGCCGTTCCCGGAGGTGGTCGGCACGCCGTGGGCGCCGCCGGAGGCGCAGGTGGATGTGGGCGTCGGAGGCGGGGACAACGCCACGCAATTGTCGGAACTTAAGCGGCAGATGCGCGTGACTTCCGCGCGGATGCAGATGACGCTTCAGAACATCGACCGGCTCCGCAATCCCAAGCGCGCGGTGGTGCGCCCGCCCGCGGGCGGCGTGCGTCCGCCTGCCGGCGGCGGGGAGTTCGAAGGCGGGCCCGGCGAGTTCGGTCCGCCGCCAACCGTCGCGCCCGGCGGCTCGGGGACGAATGTGCTGCTCGAAAAACGCATTGCACGCCTCAATGAGCAAGTCGACAAGTACAAAGTTGAGCTTCAGCAGCTACAGGACAAGGTCGATCTGCTGAGCGGCAAGAAGCCCGGCACGACGGCGACGCCCGCGCCCGGCGCGCCGCGGTTGCCCGTTGCGCCCGGCGGCGAGTTCCCAGGACCGGGTGTGCCCGGCGGGCCCGACGGTTTCGCGGCCCAGCGTGAAATGATGATGCGCGAAGGCGGGTTGCTGGGCGGGGGCGAATTCGGCGAGTTCGGCGCTGCGGCGCCGGCGCCCGGCGCACCGGCCGGCGGCGCGGGGGCGAACATGGACATCTTCCATGTGGACAAGATTTCGATCTGGTCCAGCGATCTGAACGCCAAGCCGGGCAAGACCTACCGCTACAAGATGCGCGTGGTCGTGACGAATGTGCTCTTCAACAAGCCCGACCTGCCCGAGGATCAGAAGAAGGCCAACGCGGACAAGTTCCTTGTCGAAAGCACGTGGAGCGCCTGGTCGAAGCCCGTGAAGGTGGAGCAGACGCGTTACTACTTCGCCACCAATGCCTCGCCGCAGCCGGCGCCGGGTCAGGCGACGCTCGAAGTCTGGCGCTTCTACAACGGGCAGTGGCGAAGCCAGGAATTCGCCGTGCGGCCCGGCGGGCCGATCGGCGCGACGATCCCCGTCGCGATGGAGGACGGCGCCAAGCATGACGTGAACTTCTTCACCGGCGATTACGTCGTCGACATGGACTTCAACTATCAGGTGCCCGCACGCCTGGGCAATCTCCCCCGCCGCACACAACTGGTGCTCGTTTTGTCCGACGACATGGTGACGCAGCATCGCGTGGACATGGACCGCGACTCGAACAAGCGCGAACAGCTCAAGAATCAGCCGACCGGCGGCGTGGCGGCGGCCAGATAAGAGGCTTGCTCGCGATCAGGCATTGAACAGCCGCGCTTCGATCGCGTCGATGCGCTTCTCGAATTTCGCGATCGCCGAGGCGGGCAGCTTGCGACCGAACGCGCGGGCGTGCTCATCGAGCGTGCCCGCGCTGAACATGAGCGCCAGCGGGCTGGGCAACTGGCCGGCCCGGGCGATGCGCCAAAGCAGAATCCGCTGATCGCCCGCCAGCCCCATCTGTGCCGCCAACCGCCAATAAATCCGCAGTGGTTCGGACCATTTGTAAAACCGCTTCCAGTAAATCCACGCCATTCGCCCGGCGAGAAAGACCGCCAGCGCCCCCAC
Above is a window of Planctomycetota bacterium DNA encoding:
- the argS gene encoding arginine--tRNA ligase — translated: MHDPITILSERFAAALGAAFGPEHASTDPILAPAQNTKFGDYQANIAMSLAKKLGQKPRDVAMAIVSNLRWDDLCDKAPDIAGPGFINLTLSADYLAKLAGAFASDERLGIRKVDHPQTVVVDYSSPNVAKEMHVGHLRSTVIGDALARTLEHLGHTVIRQNHVGDWGTQFGMLIEYLLESAGGAEGQMHIADLNAFYQKAKQKFDADADFATRARKRVVALQAGDAQTNTLWRHLVNESKQHFNEAYSRLGVTLSDDDIRGESFYNDKLAAVVESLQQKKLAVESDGAVCVFVPGFAGKDGEPVPLIVRKSDGGFGYAATDLAAIRYRVGELSANRIVYVVDARQKDHFEQVFWTAQQAGWLDAAHTAEHVRFGTILGEDGTPFKTREGGTVKLAALLSEAVDRAAGIVKAKNTDLDAEAQREVARVVGIGAVKYADLSGDRVKDYVFSWDRMLAMEGNTAPYLQYAYARIRSIFRKAGEESSGMAMPELSAAVRVEHVAERALVLKLMQFGPVVKAVAASLEPHRLCTYLYELATMFSAFYENCPVLKAEDDATRRSRLVLCDLTARTLRAGLNLLGIEVLDRM
- a CDS encoding anti-sigma factor antagonist (This anti-anti-sigma factor, or anti-sigma factor antagonist, belongs to a family that includes characterized members SpoIIAA, RsbV, RsfA, and RsfB.), with product MTQFNVDIANHDQGVIIRLHGDATLSATTALRDALQPVVERKPKRVVLDLAQLVFINSLGLGALLEFRQALNAHGARLRMAGASDRVADIFMKTRLAELFPMYPTAEEAIAAV
- the pilM gene encoding type IV pilus assembly protein PilM, with the translated sequence MPSSSDCWGIEIGAHAIKALRLQKAGQKFSVTEFDVIPYKKVLTTPDIDVDEQIRLGMDQLLARHTIGNATIVVSVPGHMAFARFAKLPPVEPKKVPDIVKFEAVQQIPFPIEQVEWDYQTFQHADSPDVEVGIFAITKERVANWLNNFHAVGLHVHAMTLSPLAVYNAIAYDEQWADAAPGTILMDIGTSATDLIIIEGGRLWLRTIPIGGHHFTEALVRGFKLSYSKAEKIKKEAATSKYARQIFQAMRPVFVDLVGEVQKSLGYYQSLNRDADLKQLIGMGSTFRLPGLQKFLKQQLQLEVIRHDEFKSIEIDGRDAASFAENALSMAPAYGLALQGLEQDRVTCNVLPSVLIRQQVWKSKVPYNIAAAVLFSAAAVIGYSNLWIDRQTYAANSSARQQAQAIISTAQAKQTEWKAIEGGSDPRSKIENLRRILDYRNVWPSILTDIDAALASTKPQEEVVSADPEAIKTIPRQLRKQVTIDLINYGYESKKQDTLQIFGERSAIQGGMYEGFMTNEEMEARRSAQATATPTTTGEAQPVQDPPSFTITISGTTTRESAPKFLNDTLVKYFNDKEAEMDEADKSHAADPAKNPIGRDRPYRITNVKIDKITPLLTLENRPAAEIPGNPRIPGAAEEAPAPLPGVRGLPGAVRPLPGVRGLPGAVPGPGIEGEFPGEGGRANSGTTTDVASLLPGDPLAKEDHTSDWSFVMTFRIELIRPEEARKAEQDEHNTTTPAQPVASVEGR
- a CDS encoding ATP-binding protein, whose amino-acid sequence is MRFPSRLEEVSRVEEVLMAAAAERGYNGHDQFAVKLALEEALANAIKHGNQSDPTKQVTLEFTIDEQQISISISDEGPGFNPADVPDPTLDENLEKPYGRGVMLMNTYMNEVRYNKRGNKVTLVRRRTESPAHRGE
- a CDS encoding STAS domain-containing protein, producing MAGTDSRLSISTDGPVTLVEFLDRNILDEASIQQIGDEILRIVETSESPKLLINFRNVDHLSSAALGTLITINNKVRQKDGQLRLSDIDAQIYEVFVITKLNKLFHIHKTAGEALASFK